From one candidate division WOR-3 bacterium genomic stretch:
- a CDS encoding acyl-CoA dehydrogenase family protein — MKLSQECTLLQNELKKFAQQVLAEKVDEIEKSCSLPTDNIKRLAEMGIVGAIIPESHGGAALDTIGFTVVLEEISKVCASTAFVIAVHNAFFAYPILKFGSEEMKKRYLPKAASGETIGGYALLKTAELEHGGSLNGPCLDGKNPFVLNAAANGPIVAAVPLTGPNGLNLYVIDTDTHGRKFTKTSKTVGLRSAGIGEYSFEKVQPLQANIIGEENQGQMIIDNMNSYARILLAAISLGIAQGAAEAAIKYAKERVQFGQPIVSFGMVRELIADMMVSIEAARHLVYEAALRVDRGEEYATAAAIAKLLAGRSATAVTTNAIQVYGGYGYMKDYPAERYFRDAQMLNVICSTPDEDKEIIAKNTI, encoded by the coding sequence ATGAAGCTAAGCCAGGAATGCACTTTATTGCAGAACGAGTTAAAGAAATTCGCCCAGCAGGTACTTGCTGAAAAGGTCGACGAGATCGAGAAATCGTGTAGTTTGCCCACAGACAATATCAAGAGGCTTGCCGAAATGGGCATTGTCGGTGCGATCATTCCCGAAAGCCATGGAGGAGCCGCTCTTGACACGATCGGCTTCACTGTAGTGCTGGAAGAAATCAGCAAAGTATGTGCATCAACTGCATTTGTCATCGCAGTCCACAATGCATTCTTCGCCTACCCGATCCTGAAATTCGGCAGTGAGGAAATGAAAAAGAGATATCTACCAAAAGCTGCAAGTGGAGAGACTATCGGCGGTTATGCACTGCTAAAAACAGCAGAGCTGGAACACGGTGGATCATTGAACGGACCATGTTTGGATGGAAAAAATCCCTTCGTCCTCAATGCTGCAGCAAACGGTCCCATTGTCGCGGCAGTACCCTTAACCGGGCCGAATGGGTTGAATCTCTATGTTATTGATACCGACACTCACGGCCGCAAATTCACCAAGACGAGCAAAACGGTCGGGTTAAGATCCGCGGGAATTGGCGAATACTCATTCGAGAAAGTACAACCTCTCCAAGCGAACATCATTGGAGAAGAAAACCAGGGACAGATGATAATTGACAACATGAATTCCTATGCCCGCATCTTGCTGGCGGCCATCTCCCTTGGCATAGCACAAGGTGCTGCCGAGGCCGCGATAAAATACGCAAAGGAACGCGTACAATTCGGCCAGCCTATAGTCAGCTTCGGCATGGTTCGTGAGCTAATCGCCGACATGATGGTAAGTATAGAAGCGGCACGCCATCTCGTGTACGAAGCAGCTCTGCGCGTCGACCGCGGTGAAGAATATGCTACTGCTGCGGCCATTGCCAAGCTCCTGGCAGGACGGTCTGCGACCGCCGTAACAACGAACGCGATACAAGTATATGGCGGTTATGGTTATATGAAAGATTATCCAGCCGAACGCTATTTCCGCGATGCGCAAATGCTCAATGTAATATGTAGCACGCCGGATGAGGACAAAGAAATTATCGCGAAGAACACGATCTAA
- a CDS encoding biopolymer transporter ExbD, which translates to MILREKKVARAGIPTASMGDVAFLILIFFLTSTVFTKDKGLKMLLPERTEEQEQVKVKPENIVTVAINPAGEVKIKTVDLDRILVLEEYGEIKSIVEERLLARDTLLVVSLRPSKDAPYDNMIQALDQIKLAKTTSSDGRELRVTKISLIPTSEEQ; encoded by the coding sequence ATGATACTACGGGAAAAGAAGGTTGCACGTGCCGGGATCCCGACCGCATCGATGGGTGATGTAGCCTTCCTGATATTGATATTCTTCTTGACCTCGACGGTTTTCACCAAAGATAAGGGTTTGAAAATGCTGCTGCCCGAGAGAACGGAGGAGCAGGAACAAGTCAAGGTGAAACCCGAGAACATTGTTACGGTAGCGATCAACCCTGCTGGCGAAGTAAAAATAAAAACTGTTGATCTGGATAGAATACTGGTACTTGAGGAATACGGTGAGATCAAGAGCATCGTCGAAGAACGACTGCTGGCAAGGGATACTTTGCTGGTGGTTTCGTTGCGTCCCAGCAAGGATGCCCCTTACGATAACATGATACAGGCGCTGGACCAGATCAAACTCGCCAAGACAACTTCGTCCGATGGCCGGGAATTGAGGGTGACTAAGATAAGTCTAATCCCAACAAGTGAGGAACAATGA
- a CDS encoding MotA/TolQ/ExbB proton channel family protein encodes MIREFQLGSEGGGGFVMWFLVICAVLGVAIIIERLYSLFIKARLNPGSFLEKLTSTVDSQGIEAGKALCDQTASPVAKILKSILEKANLGKDAMEEMVTRSAAIELSFLDRGMALLAGLTTVSPFLGFLGTVMGMITAFAAIALAGEVEPTVVASGISTALITTKWGLIIATPLAIIHILFSGKVDGYARDMEEAASGLIDYIIEQYQPRKK; translated from the coding sequence ATGATAAGGGAGTTTCAATTGGGATCAGAAGGTGGTGGTGGATTTGTGATGTGGTTCTTAGTGATCTGTGCTGTTCTGGGAGTTGCGATTATAATAGAGCGGCTGTATAGTCTCTTCATCAAAGCCCGTCTGAACCCAGGAAGTTTCTTGGAGAAGTTGACCTCGACGGTCGATTCACAAGGTATTGAAGCGGGCAAGGCATTATGCGATCAAACCGCATCTCCGGTTGCCAAGATCCTTAAATCGATCCTGGAGAAGGCGAACCTGGGCAAAGATGCGATGGAAGAAATGGTAACGCGCAGTGCCGCGATCGAATTGTCATTCCTGGACCGGGGCATGGCACTGCTCGCGGGTCTGACAACCGTTTCGCCATTCTTGGGATTCTTAGGAACGGTGATGGGTATGATCACGGCTTTTGCCGCGATTGCATTGGCTGGTGAAGTCGAGCCGACAGTTGTTGCCAGTGGTATTTCAACCGCACTTATTACTACAAAGTGGGGTTTGATCATTGCGACACCGCTTGCGATAATTCATATTTTATTCTCCGGTAAGGTCGACGGATACGCCCGTGACATGGAGGAAGCTGCAAGTGGATTGATCGATTATATTATCGAACAGTATCAACCGAGGAAAAAATAA
- the rpsP gene encoding 30S ribosomal protein S16, translating to MVKIRLTRIGRNKIPIYRVVVTDSKKARGGEYIEKLGHYDPRKKKIELDRDRIEYWISKGAQPTNTVAKLIAKAKGGSS from the coding sequence ATGGTTAAAATCAGACTAACAAGAATAGGCAGAAACAAAATACCCATTTATAGAGTTGTGGTAACTGACTCGAAAAAGGCAAGAGGTGGTGAGTACATAGAAAAGCTAGGCCATTACGATCCCCGCAAGAAAAAAATTGAACTCGACCGGGATCGCATCGAGTATTGGATCTCAAAAGGAGCTCAACCGACCAATACTGTGGCTAAGTTGATTGCAAAAGCAAAAGGAGGTTCATCATGA
- a CDS encoding biopolymer transporter ExbD, translated as MRKSIIRRHRERGEIPTASTADIAFLLILFFMVTTVFRATKLNLRITIPEARSTERILMRRNVSYIWVDVDRKIYLDDNVIAAEMIAGKMAQKVWDNPELITVMKVDKTATYGVVDNILDQLKEAKAFRITFATEQRS; from the coding sequence ATGAGAAAGAGTATCATTCGAAGACATCGGGAACGAGGTGAGATCCCCACCGCATCCACGGCTGATATTGCGTTTCTTCTTATCTTGTTTTTCATGGTGACCACAGTCTTTCGCGCGACTAAGCTGAACCTTAGAATAACGATACCCGAAGCCAGATCAACCGAGCGGATCTTGATGCGCAGGAATGTTTCATACATCTGGGTTGATGTTGACCGGAAAATATATCTGGATGATAATGTGATAGCGGCCGAGATGATTGCCGGGAAAATGGCACAGAAGGTCTGGGATAATCCTGAGCTCATTACTGTTATGAAAGTTGACAAGACGGCGACTTACGGCGTAGTGGATAATATCCTCGATCAGCTGAAAGAGGCAAAGGCATTCAGGATTACGTTTGCCACCGAACAGAGGAGCTGA
- a CDS encoding YraN family protein: MKHNTTALGILGEKLAREHLRKKRYNIVDHNFRCPQGEIDLIVRKNKAFRFIEVKFRRTMDYGLPEESVVRRQQQRIRKAAIVWLRRRHLPMNSEMHFDVLAISELRGEQKYEYIEDAF, from the coding sequence ATGAAACATAATACGACTGCACTCGGGATATTGGGAGAGAAACTTGCGCGTGAGCACTTAAGGAAGAAGCGCTACAACATTGTTGATCACAATTTCCGCTGTCCTCAGGGCGAGATCGATTTGATCGTACGTAAAAACAAAGCATTTCGTTTCATCGAAGTCAAGTTCAGGCGTACCATGGATTACGGGCTGCCGGAAGAATCAGTGGTAAGACGGCAGCAGCAGAGGATTAGAAAGGCGGCTATTGTCTGGCTTCGCAGACGCCATCTTCCGATGAATAGCGAAATGCACTTTGACGTCCTTGCAATAAGCGAGCTGAGAGGCGAGCAAAAATATGAGTATATAGAAGATGCATTCTGA
- a CDS encoding DUF4388 domain-containing protein, with translation MTFEISLKEFKLTDVLQFLFFTQKTGVVHVSGETSGEIYFANGIVVHAAEEACEGIDALFNMSMVTSGTATFEPHVSAPKKTVSEDAGKLVDTVEKRRVELQTIKKSMPPLESVWAKAAKEPESAVALRRTDWQVLAKIDGKRKLSGVIAESKLGGYEAMKTVVWLKDQGLIYEPEQAARTMSVMTSYLNSFMADFSRNGLIWFKRWSANKEDNKRIARAVSIDEETMETKVVAELNASDIDYFIKSFEEIVSSEGPKIYGKLLFRKKFDDFKTKLERET, from the coding sequence ATGACCTTTGAAATCAGTCTCAAAGAGTTCAAACTAACCGACGTTCTTCAATTTCTTTTTTTCACACAGAAAACCGGAGTGGTGCACGTTAGCGGTGAAACCTCTGGCGAAATATACTTTGCCAACGGGATCGTCGTGCATGCTGCGGAGGAAGCATGCGAGGGTATTGACGCTTTATTCAACATGTCCATGGTAACATCAGGGACTGCGACCTTCGAACCTCATGTGAGTGCTCCAAAAAAGACTGTTTCTGAGGATGCAGGGAAATTAGTTGATACGGTGGAAAAAAGACGTGTGGAGCTCCAGACCATAAAGAAGAGCATGCCACCTCTTGAATCTGTCTGGGCGAAGGCCGCGAAGGAACCGGAATCAGCTGTTGCCTTAAGGAGGACCGACTGGCAGGTTCTGGCCAAGATCGATGGCAAGAGGAAGCTGTCTGGAGTTATTGCAGAATCGAAACTGGGTGGGTATGAGGCAATGAAGACTGTAGTATGGCTCAAAGATCAGGGGTTGATCTACGAACCCGAGCAGGCAGCGCGCACGATGTCCGTGATGACGAGCTATCTGAATTCCTTTATGGCTGATTTCAGCAGGAACGGCTTGATCTGGTTCAAGCGCTGGAGCGCAAACAAGGAAGATAACAAGCGCATAGCGCGCGCAGTGAGCATTGATGAAGAAACAATGGAAACGAAGGTTGTGGCCGAATTGAATGCCAGCGACATTGACTATTTCATCAAGAGCTTTGAGGAGATTGTCAGTTCGGAAGGTCCGAAGATATATGGTAAGTTGCTTTTCAGGAAGAAGTTCGATGACTTCAAAACGAAGCTCGAGCGCGAGACATAA
- a CDS encoding KH domain-containing protein: MKDLIEYVVKALVDNPDKVMVKEIAGEKSIIYELRVGEGDLGKVIGKEGRTAKAIRTIITAAAMKQGKRTVLEIIE; the protein is encoded by the coding sequence ATGAAGGATCTCATCGAATATGTGGTCAAAGCATTAGTTGACAATCCCGATAAAGTAATGGTGAAAGAAATTGCCGGCGAAAAAAGCATTATATATGAATTGAGAGTTGGCGAAGGTGACCTCGGTAAGGTGATCGGAAAAGAAGGCAGAACCGCGAAAGCCATCAGGACGATAATTACTGCGGCCGCAATGAAACAGGGAAAGCGCACGGTACTAGAGATAATCGAATAA
- the rplS gene encoding 50S ribosomal protein L19, with protein sequence MDKLPDIKPGDLVKVYTKIIEGDKERLAPFQGVVIKIKGSDIAKTFTVRKVSAGVGIERIFPVHSPMIARVEIKKKGKVRRAKLTYLRQRKGKRMKIKEAAVQIEAKPEEVIEETSRPSEAEEAAGESATGPETVEKV encoded by the coding sequence ATGGATAAATTGCCTGATATTAAGCCGGGTGATCTTGTTAAGGTTTATACGAAAATCATTGAAGGAGATAAAGAACGTCTGGCGCCATTTCAGGGTGTCGTCATTAAAATTAAGGGTAGTGATATCGCCAAGACCTTCACGGTTCGGAAGGTTTCTGCCGGTGTTGGGATAGAAAGAATCTTCCCGGTTCACTCGCCGATGATTGCCCGAGTTGAAATAAAGAAAAAGGGTAAGGTGCGAAGGGCCAAACTGACGTATCTACGGCAGCGTAAGGGGAAGAGGATGAAGATAAAAGAGGCGGCAGTTCAGATTGAAGCAAAGCCTGAAGAGGTGATTGAGGAAACATCACGTCCTTCCGAAGCTGAGGAAGCAGCCGGTGAAAGCGCTACCGGACCTGAAACTGTGGAAAAAGTATAG
- a CDS encoding acyl-CoA dehydrogenase family protein, with the protein MDYFLSDEEKTLKEKARAVAENLVEPVHCEFDEKAEFPMEIVKEMGRRGLLKIFIPTEYGGTGAKIMDMCIACEEVSRICAGVATAYAVNALGSGPIVLFASEEQKKKYLPKIAVGELLCAFGLTEAQAGSDVANVQTTARKENGHYILNGVKQFISSGSLSDVYVILASTDKSRGARGISAFIVEKNTPGFSFGKEENKLGIRASTTTELVFEDCCIPAENLLGKEGMGFIYTMRNFDRARPGVGAIALGIAQGAYEVALEFLHQKNLLNNQYIQRVIADMATEVEAARALIYATARMIDAGGKNFTKEASFAKLYPADIAVKITNQAIELLGPHGLLTEYRVEKMLRDAKITQIYEGTNQIQRAQIAIELAREMGTKKRAGKV; encoded by the coding sequence ATGGATTATTTCTTAAGTGATGAGGAAAAAACACTCAAGGAAAAGGCACGCGCCGTCGCAGAAAATCTTGTAGAACCCGTCCATTGCGAATTCGACGAGAAAGCTGAATTCCCAATGGAAATCGTGAAAGAAATGGGCAGGCGAGGGTTGCTGAAGATCTTCATACCCACTGAGTACGGCGGTACAGGTGCGAAAATCATGGACATGTGTATCGCATGCGAGGAAGTTTCCAGGATATGTGCTGGCGTGGCAACGGCCTACGCGGTTAACGCACTTGGGTCCGGCCCGATAGTTCTTTTCGCAAGCGAGGAGCAGAAGAAGAAGTATCTGCCCAAAATCGCGGTTGGCGAATTGCTCTGTGCATTCGGTCTCACGGAAGCACAAGCAGGAAGTGACGTTGCTAACGTGCAGACGACCGCACGTAAGGAGAACGGTCATTACATTCTGAACGGCGTTAAACAGTTCATCTCGAGCGGCAGCCTTTCTGATGTGTATGTAATATTGGCGTCGACCGACAAATCGAGGGGAGCCAGGGGCATATCGGCCTTCATTGTCGAGAAGAATACCCCGGGCTTTTCTTTTGGCAAAGAAGAGAACAAATTGGGCATACGCGCTTCGACGACCACCGAGCTCGTTTTTGAGGATTGCTGCATACCTGCAGAAAATCTGCTGGGGAAAGAGGGCATGGGATTCATCTATACCATGCGTAATTTCGACCGCGCGAGGCCGGGTGTTGGTGCCATCGCCCTCGGGATTGCTCAGGGTGCCTATGAAGTAGCATTAGAGTTCCTACACCAGAAGAATCTATTGAATAATCAGTACATCCAGAGGGTTATCGCAGACATGGCGACTGAAGTGGAAGCGGCACGTGCCCTTATATATGCAACCGCGCGTATGATCGACGCCGGAGGCAAGAATTTCACCAAGGAAGCCTCGTTCGCAAAATTATATCCGGCAGATATTGCAGTCAAGATCACAAACCAAGCAATAGAACTGCTTGGGCCTCATGGTCTACTCACCGAATACAGAGTTGAAAAGATGCTCCGCGATGCAAAGATCACCCAGATCTACGAAGGAACAAACCAGATACAACGTGCTCAGATCGCAATTGAACTCGCAAGGGAGATGGGAACCAAGAAGAGGGCAGGAAAGGTTTAA
- the trmD gene encoding tRNA (guanosine(37)-N1)-methyltransferase TrmD — protein sequence MKFDIVSIFPEFFEGPLSSGMMRVAREKGIISVNTVNPRNMTADGVVDDYQFGGGAGMVFKPEPLIRTIESIMTKESKMINLTPKGSRLTQKMVSELAGFEHLILICGRYKGVDERINDIFEPIQISIGDYILSGGEIAALAIVESVTRLLPGVLGNQDSADSDSFHDDLLEAPIYTRPHVFRKCKVPEVLRGGNHKQIAEWRRKKSLESTLERRPELLANSVFSKKDFQILLEVLYG from the coding sequence ATGAAGTTTGATATCGTTTCCATCTTTCCAGAATTTTTTGAAGGCCCATTATCTAGCGGTATGATGCGTGTTGCCAGAGAAAAGGGTATCATCAGCGTCAATACTGTGAACCCGCGTAACATGACTGCGGATGGTGTAGTCGATGATTATCAATTTGGCGGTGGTGCGGGCATGGTGTTCAAGCCAGAACCCTTGATCAGGACTATTGAGTCGATAATGACGAAAGAGTCTAAAATGATCAATCTCACTCCGAAGGGAAGTAGACTTACACAGAAAATGGTCAGTGAACTCGCCGGTTTTGAACACTTGATCCTCATCTGCGGTCGATATAAGGGCGTCGACGAACGCATCAACGATATCTTTGAGCCAATACAGATTTCAATTGGCGACTATATTCTCTCCGGTGGTGAGATCGCAGCACTCGCAATTGTCGAATCTGTGACCAGGTTGCTCCCCGGTGTTCTGGGCAATCAGGATTCGGCAGATTCTGATTCTTTTCACGATGATCTATTGGAGGCGCCAATATATACAAGGCCGCATGTTTTTAGGAAATGCAAGGTTCCGGAAGTGCTGAGGGGTGGTAACCACAAGCAAATTGCCGAGTGGCGTAGAAAAAAATCACTGGAGTCGACCCTTGAACGCAGGCCTGAGTTGCTTGCAAATTCCGTTTTTTCGAAAAAGGATTTTCAGATTCTGTTGGAGGTACTGTATGGATAA
- a CDS encoding ribonuclease HII — protein MKALPDLKLWKKYSLVAGVDESGRGPLAGPVVAAAVILPRDYVHPEIDDSKKLTPSKRRELYSTITERAIAYSFGIVDAATIDTINILEATKKAMRNALAQLNPMPQYVLIDGLGIGELNFKYDAIIKGDSLSVSIAAASILAKVYRDGIMCEYHESYPQYHFNKHKGYPTKLHRDCIQKYGSCPIHRKSFQLL, from the coding sequence GTGAAAGCGCTACCGGACCTGAAACTGTGGAAAAAGTATAGCCTTGTTGCCGGCGTAGATGAATCAGGGAGGGGTCCTCTCGCCGGTCCTGTAGTCGCAGCGGCCGTGATCTTGCCCAGAGATTACGTCCATCCTGAGATCGATGATTCAAAAAAACTAACGCCGTCCAAACGCAGGGAACTTTACTCGACGATCACTGAGAGGGCGATCGCTTATTCATTTGGCATCGTCGATGCTGCTACGATCGACACCATCAATATCCTCGAAGCCACCAAAAAAGCCATGCGCAACGCGCTTGCTCAGTTGAATCCAATGCCGCAGTACGTTTTGATCGATGGTCTGGGTATCGGTGAACTCAACTTCAAGTATGATGCAATAATAAAAGGCGATTCGCTGAGCGTTTCCATCGCCGCCGCGTCGATTCTGGCAAAAGTATATCGTGATGGGATAATGTGTGAATATCACGAATCATACCCGCAGTATCATTTTAACAAGCACAAAGGATACCCCACAAAACTGCATCGTGACTGCATTCAGAAGTATGGTTCATGTCCGATTCATCGTAAATCTTTTCAATTGCTATGA
- a CDS encoding energy transducer TonB — MRDHKIMYGVYLRAGLLSSLILFILAFLFVPYAEPEAYKLKREIVTMVEEISAQMEKYEEPPPLERPKVAVEAESEVAEEAVETIADTEFEEDLIRTMPTGPEIEIVPYYKVEVKPKPIFQQKPRYPDLARRAGIEGQAVVKALVDIDGSVMDVQILKSSGNQMLDEAALAAARRWKFSPAKQRDKYVRVYVSIPINFRLVEGG; from the coding sequence ATGCGCGATCATAAAATTATGTATGGTGTGTACCTGAGAGCGGGTCTTCTCTCCAGTCTGATCCTGTTCATACTGGCTTTTCTCTTCGTTCCGTATGCTGAACCTGAGGCCTACAAACTGAAGCGGGAGATCGTGACGATGGTTGAGGAGATCTCAGCTCAGATGGAAAAGTACGAGGAGCCGCCTCCACTCGAACGCCCGAAGGTTGCAGTAGAGGCCGAGAGCGAGGTGGCAGAAGAAGCAGTGGAGACGATCGCCGATACCGAATTTGAGGAAGACCTTATCAGGACAATGCCGACAGGCCCGGAAATCGAGATTGTCCCCTATTATAAGGTTGAGGTGAAGCCGAAGCCCATATTCCAGCAGAAACCACGTTATCCTGACCTGGCGAGACGGGCCGGAATAGAGGGGCAGGCGGTTGTGAAGGCGTTAGTGGATATTGACGGTAGCGTCATGGATGTCCAGATACTGAAGTCAAGTGGCAACCAGATGCTGGATGAGGCAGCACTTGCCGCGGCGCGCAGGTGGAAATTCAGCCCCGCCAAACAACGCGACAAGTACGTGCGGGTTTACGTGTCAATACCGATAAACTTCCGCCTGGTAGAAGGAGGGTAG